CCGCCGCGATACCCAGGCGGGCCTGCTGACCTATGCCGAGCAGCGTGCCCTGGAAATCGGCATCACGATCGCCGGCGGCGCCGAGGTCATCCTGCTGGACGAGCCCACCGCGGGCATGAGCCGCTCCGAATCGGACCACGCCGTCGAACTGATCCGCAAGGTCACGGTGGGCAAGACGCTGGTGATGGTCGAGCACGACATGAGCGTGGTATTCGGGCTGGCCGACCGCATTTCGGTGCTGGTCTACGGCGAAGTCATCGCCACCGATACGCCGCAGGCGATCCGCAACAACCGCAAGGTCAAGGAAGCCTACCTGGGCACCACGCTCGACGAAGCCACCACCGAAGGAGCGCACTGATGGGCAAGCGCATGCTGGACGTCACGGGCCTGCACGCCTATTACGGCAAAAGCCATATCCTGCACGGCGTCGATGCGCATATCGACGAGGGCGAGATCGTGGCGCTGCTGGGGCGCAACGGGGTGGGGCGCTCGACCATGGCCAAGGCCATCCTCGGCATGGTCAAGGCGGAAGGATCGGTGAAGTTCCGGGGCGAAGAGATCCTCGGGCGGCGGACCTTCGAGATTGCGCATCTCGGCATTGGCTACGTGCCGGAGAATCGGGATATTTTCCCTACGCTGACAGTGCGCCAGAACCTGCTGCTTGGTGAGAAGCGCAATCCGCGACAGGCCAGGCCGCGCTGGAGCGTGGAGGACATGTTCAACATGTTCCCGCGCCTGAAGGAGCGCGAGAACACCTCAGCGGGCGTGCTGTCCGGCGGCGAACAGCAGATGCTGACGCTGTGCCGGACGCTGATGGGGGATCCTGACCTGGTGCTGATCGACGAGCCCACCGAAGGGCTGGCGCCGATGATCGTGGCGCTGGTGGGGGATTACCTGAAGACGTTGAAGGAACGCGGCGTCTCGGTGCTGCTGATCGAGCAGAAGCTGGCGATTGCGCTGGATATCTCGCAGCGGGTCTATGTCATGGGCCACGGGCATATCGTGTTCGAAGGCACGCCGGGCGAACTGAAGGCGAACGGGCAGATCAGGAAGGAGTGGCTGGAGGTATAGCTCCAGCCCTGCGATTCCCGCCTGTTTTCTTCCCTCTCCCGCTCGCGGGAGAGGGGCGGGAGGGGGCCGGAGCCTCAACGAAGTGCCATGCTTCGCTGTACCCGGCCCCAACTTCTTACGCGGCCTCTCGCTCGTCCTCCGCCTTCCGCTCCGCAAACTCGAACGGCATATCCTCATACGCAATCAGCCGTGCCCCGGTCACCATCCGATATCCCAGCCACAGCACCAGGAACACCGGCACGCCGATATAAGTGGCGACGATCTCCGGCCACCGGTTCGGTATGTCAGCGAATGCCTGGTAATTCTGCCCGCCGATGATCACCACGCACAGCACCGCCGAAAAGACCGGCCCGAACGGATACAGCGGCGAGCGGTAGGCGAGCTTGCCAAGGTCATGCCCCTGGCGGGCCATGCCGCGGCGGAAGCGGTAGTGGCTGACGGCAATGCCGAGCCAGGCGATGAAGCCGGTCATGGCCGAGGTGTTGAGCAGCCACAGGTAGGCGGTCTTGTTGCCAAGCAGCGAGCTGAGGAAACACAGTGCGCCGATGCCGGTGGTCGCAAGCAACGCATAAAACGGCACGCCATTGCGCGTGAGCTTGCCGAACACGCGCGGCGCGCGGCGGCTGACGGCGAGGCCATACAGGATCCGCGTCGACACGTACATGCTGGAAGTGCCGGCCGACAGCAGGGCAGTCAGCACCACCGCGTTCATCAGCCCGGCGGCGAAGGCCAGGCCGGCGTGGCGGAACACCAGCGCGAACGGGCT
The window above is part of the Cupriavidus taiwanensis LMG 19424 genome. Proteins encoded here:
- a CDS encoding ABC transporter ATP-binding protein, translated to MGKRMLDVTGLHAYYGKSHILHGVDAHIDEGEIVALLGRNGVGRSTMAKAILGMVKAEGSVKFRGEEILGRRTFEIAHLGIGYVPENRDIFPTLTVRQNLLLGEKRNPRQARPRWSVEDMFNMFPRLKERENTSAGVLSGGEQQMLTLCRTLMGDPDLVLIDEPTEGLAPMIVALVGDYLKTLKERGVSVLLIEQKLAIALDISQRVYVMGHGHIVFEGTPGELKANGQIRKEWLEV